One Vigna unguiculata cultivar IT97K-499-35 chromosome 7, ASM411807v1, whole genome shotgun sequence genomic region harbors:
- the LOC114189663 gene encoding B3 domain-containing protein REM5-like, with the protein MVAMKDSNVYGYVLVIPSVFVKKYLKEMATQDILLQVLDGRTWQMTLKHGRIIKGWRAFASNNDLNVGDVCIFELTDSQTPCFKVSIIPISQGREDVDLTKIRGLKCINTFPINAMLEAENFASENPFFALHIRANDRGDCRPRVPLDFVEQYFNKKQVVMLQFRNKLWRVKLIGDVPTKLSKGWGPFAKACKLQNGNVCVFELINKEDLVFDVHIFRGQS; encoded by the exons ATGGTTGCCATGAAGGATTCAAACGTGTATGGATATGTGTTG GTCATTCCGTCCGTCTTTGTTAAAAAGTATTTGAAGGAAATGGCAACACAAGATATCCTCCTCCAAGTCTTAGATGGGAGAACTTGGCAAATGACATTAAAGCATGGCAGAATTATCAAGGGATGGAGGGCTTTTGCATCAAATAACGATTTGAATGTTGGGGATGTTTGCATTTTTGAGCTAACCGATAGCCAAACTCCATGTTTTAAAGTGTCAATAATTCCAATTTCACAAG GTAGAGAAGATGTTGACCTTACGAAAATCCGAGGCTTGAAATGTATTAATACTTTTCCCATCAATG CTATGCTAGAAGCAGAAAATTTCGCATCCGAAAATCCCTTTTTCGCCCTCCATATAAGGGCAAATGATAGGGGAGATTGCAGACCG CGTGTACCACTTGATTTTGTGGAACAATACTTCAACAAGAAACAGGTTGTGATGTTACAATTTAGGAATAAATTATGGCGGGTAAAACTGATCGGTGATGTTCCAACAAAGCTGTCTAAAGGTTGGGGCCCATTTGCGAAAGCATGTAAGTTGCAAAATGGAAACGTTTGCGTCTTTGAGTTAATAAACAAAGAAGATTTAGTGTTTGATGTTCATATTTTTAGGGGACAATCTTAG
- the LOC114190290 gene encoding putative pentatricopeptide repeat-containing protein At3g08820 gives MFTLSHELVVPTTQKFKPIVAVLHSRCSCSIAEPTNLADLLQGNLPYSYLHQIHTRIFQLGAHQDNLVATRLIGHYPSRIALRVFHHLQNPNIFPFNAIIRVLAQEGNFFHAFSLFNDLKRHPLSPNDFTFSFLLKACFRSKDLRHVEQIHVHIQKMGFLSDSSVCNGLVSVYAKGYNHLPSARKVFDEIPDKRVVSCWTSLISGFARSGQSEEALRLFHVMISQNLLPQSDTMVSVLSACSSLEVPKIEKWINILSELIGDGVSTRETSCDSVNTALVYLFGKWGKIEKSREGFDRISAIGKRSVVPWNAMISTYVQNGYPVEGLSLFRMMVEELPTTPNHITMVSVLSACAQIGDLSFGSWVHDHLISLGHKDTIASNKILATSLIDMYSKCGNLDKAKEVFEHTVSKDVVLFNAMIMGLAVYGEAEDALRLFYRMPEFGLQPNAGTFLGALSACSHSGLLASGRRIFREVSLSPSLTLEHYACYIDLLARVGCIKEAMKVVSSMPFKPNNFVWGALLGGCLLHSRVELAQEVSRRLVEVDPDNSAGYVMLANALASENQWSDVSELRLEMKEKGIKKQPGSSWIVVDGVVHEFLVGYLSHPKIESIYHTLGGLVKHMKVASHCQLVCCC, from the coding sequence ATGTTCACCCTGTCTCACGAGTTGGTCGTTCCCACAACCCAAAAGTTCAAACCCATCGTTGCAGTTCTTCACTCTCGCTGTTCATGTTCCATTGCAGAACCCACCAACCTCGCCGACCTCCTACAAGGCAACCTTCCGTATTCTTACCTTCACCAAATCCACACACGCATCTTCCAACTTGGTGCACACCAAGACAACCTCGTTGCTACGCGCCTCATTGGGCACTACCCATCACGCATTGCTCTTCGCGTCTTTCACCATCTCCAAAATCCAAACATCTTCCCCTTCAATGCCATCATCAGAGTCCTCGCCCAAGAGGGTAACTTTTTTCACGCCTTTTCGCTGTTCAACGATTTGAAACGGCATCCACTTTCGCCCAACGACTTCACTTTCTCTTTCCTCCTTAAGGCGTGCTTTCGGTCTAAAGATCTCCGTCACGTAGAACAGATTCATGTCCACATTCAGAAGATGGGTTTCCTCTCTGACTCTTCTGTTTGCAATGGCTTGGTTTCTGTGTACGCGAAAGGGTACAACCACTTGCCATCTGCCCGaaaagtgtttgatgaaattcCTGACAAAAGGGTAGTCAGTTGTTGGACTAGCTTGATCTCTGGTTTTGCTCGGTCTGGACAGAGTGAGGAGGCTTTGCGGCTTTTCCATGTGATGATTAGTCAGAACTTGCTTCCCCAAAGTGATACTATGGTCAGTGTTTTATCAGCCTGTTCTAGCCTTGAGGTGCCAAAAATTGAGAAGTGGATTAACATTCTTTCAGAATTGATTGGTGATGGAGTGAGTACTAGAGAAACTTCCTGTGATTCAGTTAACACGGCGCTGGTTTATTTGTTCGGTAAATGGGGGAAGATTGAGAAGAGTAGAGAAGGGTTTGATCGAATTTCTGCAATAGGAAAAAGAAGCGTGGTTCCTTGGAATGCTATGATAAGTACATATGTTCAAAACGGTTATCCTGTGGAGGGTTTAAGTCTTTTCCGTATGATGGTAGAAGAACTACCCACTACACCTAACCATATCACAATGGTTAGTGTGCTTTCAGCATGTGCTCAAATTGGTGATTTGAGTTTTGGAAGTTGGGTTCACGATCACCTAATATCTCTAGGACATAAAGACACCATTGCCTCAAACAAGATTCTTGCCACATCTTTAATTGACATGTATTCAAAATGTGGCAATTTGGATAAGGCAAAGGAAGTTTTTGAGCATACAGTCAGCAAAGATGTGGTCTTATTCAATGCGATGATCATGGGTCTTGCAGTATATGGTGAAGCAGAGGATGCATTGAGACTCTTCTACAGAATGCCAGAATTCGGTTTACAACCCAATGCTGGAACGTTTCTTGGTGCTTTAAGTGCATGCAGCCACTCTGGACTGTTGGCAAGTGGACGCCGGATATTCAGAGAAGTGTCCCTTTCCCCTAGTCTAACATTGGAGCATTACGCTTGTTATATTGATCTTCTTGCAAGAGTAGGATGCATAAAAGAAGCTATGAAGGTTGTGAGTTCCATGCCTTTCAAGCCTAACAATTTTGTCTGGGGTGCTTTGCTCGGAGGCTGCTTGCTCCATTCTAGAGTGGAGTTGGCCCAAGAGGTTTCCAGGAGGCTTGTTGAAGTAGACCCAGACAATTCTGCAGGCTATGTTATGTTGGCAAATGCACTTGCATCTGAGAATCAATGGAGTGATGTCTCGGAGCTGCGGCtagaaatgaaagaaaaggGAATCAAGAAGCAACCAGGAAGTAGTTGGATTGTTGTGGATGGAGTTGTGCATGAGTTTCTCGTTGGCTATTTGTCACATCCTAAAATTGAGAGCATATATCATACATTGGGTGGATTGGTGAAGCATATGAAAGTAGCAAGCCATTGCCAGCTTGTGTGCTGTTGTTAA